The Felis catus isolate Fca126 chromosome B2, F.catus_Fca126_mat1.0, whole genome shotgun sequence region aatacacaCTTTACACCCCAAATTTCGCATACGACTTTAAGGGGCTCGTGGACACTCTGAAGCTATGGGCACTCGATTTCCTACACGTCCCAGTAAAAAGCGGCCTAATTAGAAGTCCCTTCCATCTCACCACCGAGAGATGTCACTCTTCAGCCTCAAACatcctccccagagcctccagtttttccctttttcctttctcctcaacTACAAAGGAAAGAGTTTCCCAGGAAAATGAGTTTACTGTTTGAAAGGAGCTTCCCCTTGTAAATAGAGCAGACCCTGGCATGAGCTCCAAAAAATTAAGCTGAAATGGAATAATAGTGTTGTCTACAATCATGACGAAAGCCCGTCTGGAAATAAAGGTGTGATTAAAACCTAACAGTAGGGACCACAGATTAATACAGGCACAACCCACCTTGCGAAGGgacatgaaatttattttcacaaaagccCCTTCTGCAACTTCTTTTCAATCCCTAGGTTTTCTCAGAGGTCTCCATGTTGAAGCTAGGCTTTGGATCTTTAACTCAAAACTTATAGAGAACATCATTTGAAACATGTACATAAATAATATTGACACAGGGtcctcacatatttacctttaaTAGGTTCCGGAGTCTGGAAAATAGGAAAGGCATGAGGAGAACATGTAGTTCTCTCTGCAGGCCTGAGGTCTACATAAACCTATGGCTAGAAGTAAGGCATGTCTGTGAACACTCTGATAttgtatataagttatatatttaaaaaaaaaatagtgtttattcgtttttgagagagacagagacagagcacgaatggaggaggggcagagagagggagacacagaatctgaagcaggctccaggctctgcgctgtcagcacagacccagatgcggggcttgaacccatgaactgggagatcatgacctgagctgaagttggaagcttaaccaactgagccgcccaggtgccccgtcagTGTGTGTTCTAATTATGGTTTAGATTTGGGGCACCCTGCCAGAAAGTCCACTCATTCAGAAATACGTCTTCCTTGGTATGAAAACAGGAGCATGTGTTTTGGATCAGGAAGACCTGAATCTGTGACCAGGCAGATTAAACCCACCTCTCTGACTCCTAATGTACTTGTAAGTCAGGAATAATCATCCCTAATTTGTCAGGGTGTTCGGAGGGAGgcatgaaataatatatataaagctcCCAGCACAGTGTTTGGCACTGGGCAGGCACTcagaaaagtttgtttttgtctctctttctcactacCACACTAAGATCCCCCCACGGTGGGGGTGTTGGGCACAAACTATCTGCTGCTTAGCTGGGGCTGCACCCGTCAGACTGACTAGAGTCTGGTCTGGCAAACCTGAGGAGAAACTGGTTTCCTTTAAGAATTCCCACTTTccagtctcccccctccccatcataTCTGTTGCAAAGGTAATCGAGGACTTCACACACCGAACCTGCCTGAGGATCACAGGGAGTTACAAGGGACAAAAAGACATTGTCCCTGTCCTTCGAGTTGCTGAACCCTAATAGGGAAGACAGTACCAAAAATAAGTTAGCAGAAGCCATAAGGCATACATATAAGCACGAATACTCTACATACCTGAAAACAGGTTATGCTAGAAAGGGCAAAGCCACATGGAGTTGATTTAGGAAACAGTCATGAAGGAAATGATTATTGAGCCATATTTTTTAAGTGCAGGAAAGGATATGAGATGCAGAATGAACGAGAGAAAGctcagaaaggaggagagagtgcCATAGGGCTAGCTTAGGGAGGAGGTGGGCCCATAGCAGATTTGCAGGGCAGCAGGGGAAGCCATGCGGAGGGCCTGTGAAAAGATGACAGCAGctaggtgtgggggaggggaggcagctaATTGGTAGAGACCCTTGAGACCCATGATTAggagttttaatttaattcaagaGGCAATTGGAGCTATTGTAGGCTTCTAAGAAGGGGAGTGATATGATCAAAATGATGCTTGAGGACGATGGTTCTTGCTGCTGTGAGCAGGGCGGATTAAACGAAGGAGACCCTTGGGCAGGGGGGCTGATCTGAGGCTAGGTCAGGAATCCAGGGTTACAGGGGCATGGCCTAGAACGGGGACACAAGGAGCAGAACTACAGGACGTTATAGAGGataaatattcacttattttagAACCAAACCCTGGGTTAGGTGCTAGGATACCATGGAGACCAGGCACAGAGGTtgggatggggagagaaaattaagcaattataataatataatataatataatataatataatataatataatataatataataatattataataatatggTGAGATAAGTGAGATAAATGCTGTGATTATGGAAGCAAAGAAATATGAGAGCACATAGCAGGAGCAGCACCTGAGTTATGGGAGGGCCTTCAGGAAGTGGCATTTAAGCTGCGAATTTAATGAAGAATCAGGCATGAACTGAATGAAACATCATTGGGAGAAATATTCCAGACAGGAAGCCCCAGGATGAAAGAGTAGGAGTGAAGCCAGGAGGGAAAGGCAAGAATGGTTTCCCCAAAGGCtcaagagagcaagcagggaggaacCAGACCAAGAGGGGCCTTGAGTCTGCAATATGAACTGTGAACTTTATCCTAAGGGCACTGAAAGGCCAGAAAACAGGCatggtttatttttcatgttagaAAAATCTCTCTGGCTATGTTGTGGGAGAAAAGGATTGGGTGTGGTGGTAGTTGGGATGAAAGGTTTGCCATAGTCTGGGGGAGAGATGATTAGGAAGTGGAGATGGAGACAGGTAGACATTTAGGATGTAGAGTTTATGGGatgagaaagagatggagaggaagagagtctTAGAGATGTCATTAGCCCAGAGAGGGTAGAGTTATTCTCTAGGGTCATACAGCCAGCCTGTGGAAGCATCAATCCTAGAATCCAAGTCTCTGATTCTCTCTAAAATATGTATCTTTCATGTCTCTCCTCATCATGCTCATGTTTTCCTCTACATCCTCAAATATACTtatacaattttaattctttgtccACTAACTCTATTACCTCTGTCATTTCTGGATCTGTCTCTATTGGTTGATTTTTCTCCTGGGTGTGGGTcatattttcctggttctttgtatacatagttaatttttattagatgccagacattgtgaattttacattgTTAGACACTGGGCTTTGTTATATTCTTAAAGAGTTTGAACTTCATCCTGACATGCAACTAAGTTATTTGAGTTTGATTCTTTCAGtgctttcttttaagttttttagggCAGATCTAGAGGAGCCTTTAGGACTTCTGCTTTCAACCATCACGGAGTAACAATGATTGCATTTACCATCCTACCTGATGCAAGAACAATGAATCAGATTAAATGTATGAAACAATGGTCATCAGGCAATGAAGGACAGTAATCCCTAAAAGataggaaacaaatgaaacaattcCCATGATTTCCCCAGCTTTCTGCCTTGAAAGTTTCCAGGGCACAGAAAAGAAGTGTAGAACTCAGGTGGATCTTTTTGGACTCCTTGAATTGAGGACATGGAGCTAAGAGCCCGGGGAGACCAAGCGATTAAAGTTCATAGTACAAAGTGCCAGAAAAGAGAGAGCTGTGCAGAGAGAACTCCAGAGATTTGCAGAAAATCACCTTCAAATATTCAAGAGTATTTATCAGCACAAGCATGTGAAATTATCACCTGAGGCTCGAGAAAGAACTATGTGAAAGATCACAGAGAATAATACCTGATGCTTGCATAGGGCTAACAGCGGTGTTCCCACCAGCCAGTCTAGAAAACCTCATCATTCACGCAGCATTTGTAGAATCCTCAGAAGAGTATAGCCTCAACAATGGGGAATGATTATCACCCTTGAACTAAATGCTATTCTAGTTTATTCTATAACCTCTTAAATGCAAGGCCCAAAAGGATCAAATGACTTCCAAGTAACTTGAGTGCATTTCAGAACAATGTtgaagaatatttacaaaaattcaaaaatatccATCACTCAACAAGGTAAAGTTGACAATGTCTGCCATCCAATCAAGATTACTAGgtaaacaaagaaagcaagaaaatatgcACCATTTTGCAGAGACAACAATTAATTGAAGCCAATCCAGACCTGGTATACACGTTGGAATTAGCAgacagtattaaaatattttgtgtattgctggaagccgagctatcccagcctgatgTCAAGGACGGATGCTGTGAACGGACTGGGACTGCAAGGCGGCCCactgacagtgaagcttcttgtcctcccgcttttatgtaatttggccttaataaaagtacctggggaattgtctgttggggaacTGTCCTCGACAGGACCCCTGGGAAACAAACCATTAGAAAAGAAATAGGTTCCGCAAGGAAATTGTGCGGCCCTACATTTGacccttgccatcccctatggagactcctctatttgaaggaaggatagcctcatacattTGCAAGCCCAGGAGGGACACATgcatttgaaagccccactctggcaactaaggagtgtatctatgggcacaagttactccaacccctaggcccacttggcccccaggaggcattccagatgatgattgaacctagtcggttaaagtacagaatggttcattagttcctaggtgcatcgtctctctgagaatgtacaAGGCGTGGGTTCctaaggccctcttggccccctcctGGCACCTCGGATCAAGGCGAACACTTTTGTTCCTCAAACCACAAATGGTTCggggaaacaactaagaggtcatgtccctgtaactgttccattTGAGGTGCTGAGAGATAGATGACcttttcatgaaaacagcaaagcaaacacTCTATAGATTATAGGTAAGtgtagatacataatgaaaataatgtaagaaattaatcaataagcaaagggcaggagggaacattatgagaaaataaccatgttattCCTTAAAGGGTGATTACActtaggaacatttttaaaattaggtaatgCTAGAAAACATAGATGACATATGCTACAAGGAAAGTGCTAACAAATATAATGGCACGTTTACCACAATGAagcggccagttcaacacactgctgttgtctgtgtccatttttatttttgttttttattttagttttgttttatattcactCTTTTGCCGATGCTGTtcttccttcgggaacccctggacctgctggagctggactccggcaGTGTATGTTCAAAAAGTCAAGTAGAGACATggaggatattttttaaattttttttcaccagCTGCTGCAAAAAGCTTTGTTGTTTCCATTTGGTCCACAGCCACAGCTTAGGAGAGGGCTCCAGGATGGTTAAAAAGCTGCCCGGTGTTGTAGGGAGAGGCTCAGGCATAAGCCTGGAGCCAGAGGGATGCCAAAGGGGCCCCTCAAAGGCTGCTGGGCTCCAGAGACTCCTCGTTGTGGTTGAGGGTGAGCCTTTCGAAGAGATACtcacccagcccagcctgggagCCAGCCAGCCTGCGGAGGTTAGTCAGAAGGTTGAGCATCTTCTCGATGAGCTGCACCTCCTCATCTAGGAAGTGGTTCTCCAGGAAGTCACAGAGATGCATGTCTGCATGGGCAGAACCCAAGGCATGCAGATTCAAAAGGGCCTGGTTCAGGTTCTTCTCCAGAAATAGGGCAGCTTCCAGGGCATCCTGAGTTTTACCCCACTCATCTTGGGATGGCTTCTGCATATCCTGGGAGAGAGTGTGGCCACCACACTGGTTTTGCATCTTCAAGAGATGCTCAGCACCCTTGCGCTTCTCCTCAGCCAACTTGTAGAAGTGGCTCACACCCTCCAGAGCCACATCCTCACGGTTGAAatagaagcccagagagaggaaggtgTAGGAGGCCCGCAGATGCATGTTGACCAGGCAATTGGTGGCAGTCTCCAACTTAGTGGAATAATTCTGATTAATCTGGCAGCTCATTGTTGATCTGTAATAAGGAGCTAAGCTCAAAATAGGGTGTTAGCTGATCTCAGAGGCAGAGGGTGGCTGAGAAGATGGCTCTGAAAGTTGGGACTAGAAAACATGTTGGAGGGTGGTCAGAGGCTGGTAGAAGAGGTGTCCCTGGATCTGTTCCATCCAAATACTGTTGAAGCAAGAGGCAGATCCTTGGGACTGCCAGGTGTACTgacagaagatatttttaaaagtccaaaggtagtggggcgcctgggtggcgcagtcggttaagcgtctgacttcagccaggtcgcgatctcgcggtccgtgagttcgagccccgcgtcgggctctgggctgatggctcagagcctggagcctgtttccgattctgtgtctccctctctctctgcccctcccccgttcatgctctgtctctctctgtcccaaaaataaataaacattgaaaaaaaaatttttttaagtccaaagGTAGAGATTAAAGCTACAGTGTCTGAGGTAAAATATATGCCGGATGAGGTTAATAGCAGATTAGACATTGCAAATTAGTGAGattgaagaaaatattcaaaatgaaatacagagagaaaaaagaaatataaagttgAACAGTGCATCAGTGATCTGTGGGACAACTTAAAGCAGCTTTATATACAgattatattaatatgtaataattaatatacacatatttatataatatgaatatattatatatttgcattatatattagttatataatgattaatatataataatttgagCCTCCACAGAATGAGAAGGggaaaacattttgagaaatatttagaaaagtaaGAGCTGAACCTTTTTCAAAATTTGACGAAAACTGTAAACTGAGGTCCAAGGCACTTAAAAAACCCCAAGCActagaaacatgaagaaaactacttcaaggcacatcataatcaaattgctgaaaCTCAGTGATAGAGAGAATATCttagaagcaggaaaggaaaaaaatacacattatatagAGAGGAAGAATTAAAATGAGAACAGATTTTTCATTGGCAGTAATACAGTGGAACATCACTTTAAAGTActggaaaacaaagacaaaaacctgTCAGCCTAGATTTCTATACttagcaaaaatatctttcacaaaacaaaacaaaataaaatgttttcagacagaaaagctgaaagaattcatcactgGAAGAACTGCACTACAGAGGCCCATTATTCTAGAGCTAAGTTAGTCCCACTACAAAAGCAGGCACTTTATCTAACAGGAGGCCTCTGTTCTGGCTGGTGGAAACACAAACCACCCCTAGCCCTGCATGAACTTTGAACATTTGATTATCTTACTGTTTTTAGAGTGGTTTATTCCCAGGCCTTAGGGAGTTTCCTCTTGTATATGCTCAGATTAGTACTCGGCCAAAGACtcaaaggggctcctgggtagctctcTGGAGTTCACCTCCCTTTACTCTGGTACTCTACACCTCAGATTCCCCCAAACTCCGATCTCTGTCTTTCACCTCAGCAAGATCATCAGGCTCTGTTTAGTTTCCTTCTTCTTGCCCTACAGCCTAGAAATTGCCTCCAGACAATGAGCTATAGTGCTGAtaaatctttccttctttctttaccttctctCAGGGATTACAATCTTGCACAACCTGTTGTCCAATGTCTAGACACTGTTGTTTCAAATAGGTTATCTGGTTTTCTAGCAGTTTATGATAGAAGGGAAATTCCTATAACATTTAATCCTTCATAGACTGTAGCAAAATTTTTTCAGGTTAATTTTAACTCTCCCAATTGTCACTGTGCTCATCACCTTTGGGATCCAATCCTTGCCAAGTAAAATGCAACTCCAGTCTATATTATGTGaggaatttgaaagaaaagatgtttaCTCTTCCTGGAGTAGGACCTGAATGaatgaggggtgggaggaaagcagagagagaagtcagGATGTTACCCAGGTTTCTGACTTGGGTGTTGAAGAGATGGTGGTGCCATTAAAACAACATGAGTAGAATTTGGGCATGTTGACTTTGAAGAAGTTAATAGACAATACCTCAGTCTTGGGAGAGAAATGCGGGCTGGGCTGGAAAACCACATTTCACTGTTATTGTATAGGTAACAGTTCAAGCTTGGGGATAAATGCAATTGGGGAAAGAGATTATACGAAGGAAAAGATAAGCAGGCCAAGGGCAGAATCCTGAGTAATGGCAACATCtggaaagataagataaaaagaaaggctTACAAGAAAGAGACTGACAAAGAGTTTTAGGAGAATTGGAAGAAAatctggaagagagagaaaaagaacgaTCAACTCTGTGAATGAAACAAAGATAGTACTGAAAATTGACCATTTGCTTTGGCAGTTATGAGTTCAGTGATCTTTGCAAGAGAAGTGTCAGTAGATGATGCCAGGCTGGAGTGGGTTTAGGAGTGAAAACAtagccacctgggtggctgagtcagttaagcatctgactcttgattttggctcaggtcatgatctcacagttcctgagatcaagccctgtggtgCGTTCCTCACTGATAAcgtggagcctacctgggattctctctctccctctctctctgccccacccctgctcacgctctctctctctctccctctcaaaataagtaaataaactttttttttaaagaaggagtGAAAAGATAGAGAAAGTGAAGATAATGAATGTAGACTCTGAAAattggaagagaagggaaggagaaagatatAATCACAGCTGTGAGAGATCAAGGATCTcaggataaatatattttttcatctttctttttaattaaagaaaattggaGTTGTTCATGGCATAAGGGAGAAGgaattggagagagagaagattcatGATGAAGGAAGTCCCAGAGGAGaccaaaagaggaagaaatcaagCCCTCAAGGAGCCTGTGACGACTGCTTTCCCTACGGTGGAACAAAATTTCGTAAGGAAAGTAATCATGGATATTCTCTTGTCCCTCCCCTTCCTACAACTCCTTGCCTACTCTCCaaaaaaatatgcattatttataCACTCTGTAAGTTTGGATTGTCACACATCAGGTTTCCTTAAGGCAGAATGCCTTCTATATCAAAGTGCAGAACCCAGCGCTCCCATTGTGTCCCTTTGAGGTCATTGCCTAGGGCATGGGATAAAAATCCAATTATCTGTTGTGAGTCAAAAAGTGTTTTGAGACCTGCTCAAATATAATGTATTCTGCCAAGGAAAGTCTCAAGAGCTCAGTCATTTAGTGATTCTTCATTGGGCATTAGACATTCCCATTCAGAAGGGAAGTCTCTGCCCTTGAGAAGTCCACTACCCAGTTATGGAGGGGACAGACACGGGCTAGACACTAAAATGTTGACACTAACCATGTGCACTAACCATGTGCACAATATGGTTGCTCTGGATAGAAGGGGATCTCCAAAAGTGTGGGTGGGTTAGGAAAGGCTTCTCAGAGAGGCAGGGCTTGAGCTGGTCCTGGAAAGGGCTTTACAGACTGGGACTTCATGTGAACAAATGCATAGAGTTTGCATTATGTTATGTGTTAAATGTGGTGCATGTAAAAGGCAGTCATGCATCCTGTCTGACCACGGCTGAGGGTTCAGAAGTGGGAAGAAGTAATACAGGAACTGTGGTTGGGCAATTTCTCAAGATGACAGCAGAAGGCAAGGCTGACAACAGTTACTAAAAGCACCTATACTCCTGACACCAATAAGTAAAAACAACGTATTGGGTAAGTGTTGTCCAGCACCTATTGGAAAGAAACCACTAAGTGATGCTTTTATAGGTATCTCAGTTTGCCCATGGAGGCAAGAACTGGGCTTTAAGGAAAgtgaaatcctttaaaaatggacattttagAGCCTATTACTTTTTGTGTCAGATGGCTGCTGGGAtgaaaaaattggggggggggggcgaattATGGAAATGCTCTATGTCTTGACTGTGGTGTTTACATGGGGgcaaacatttgtcaaaacccattgattacactatatgttaactaactagaatttaaataaaaatttggaaaaaaaaaaacattgaatctCACACTTAAGTGGGTGTGTTTTATTGTGTGCAAAGTATGCcgcaaaaaagtttatttttaaaaaacaatttacggggcgcctgggtggcgcagtcggttaagcgtccgacttcagccaggtcacgatctcacggtctgtgagttcgagccccgcgtcaggctctgcgctgatggctcagagcctggagcctgtttccggttctgtgtctccctctctctctgcccctcccccgttcatgctctgtctctctctgtcgcaaaaataaataaacgttgaaaaaaaaattaaaaaaaaaaaaacaatttacacaataaaaaataccaGAGTGAATCtataaattaatgaatacatacatataatacatacatcCCTGCCCctgggcttccttccttccagctaAGCAATACCATTTTGGAAATAGTGTAGGACTTTTAGGGagcaggcaagaaaagaaaaagattctgaGTTACTAAAGTGACTGGAAACAAAATTTTCCAATTAACTATTCTGATTATTAACCAGAAGTGTGGATTTACATAATTAATGATCCCAGAGGTTTTTatgactttcatttttcttttgcccttAAACATGTTCTTCAGTAAGCCAATCATGGGAATGCACTGTGGGTAGCGAGTGGCATAAATTACTGGGTGCAATTACCTCCCTAGACATCGTATTAGGGCACAGATACACTTAAGCTGGCATTTTAGACTCTCTCTTTTCCAGCCTAGAAGTACATGTGTTTGCCATGTTATTTAAGAATATCCAATTCtgctataaaagaaagaaaaacacaagataaaatgcacaaaaatggTTCAGCATAGGTGGAAAGTAAATGAGTAGCTTATGAGAGATAAAACTCCTAGGATCTATCAAGTGCAGATGAGTGAGCAAATAGACTATGAAACAGCTAGAATTCATATGACGTGCTAGGTATTAGGTAGTAAGTAAACTGATAGCCTGTAAGATATGCTGTATGTTTGAAAGGACAGAACAACAAGAGTGCTACTTATAGACAAAAAGGGATGACAAGACCTGTCATAGAGTATGGATCATGCTACATCTAGGCTGATAATTACAAAATCATCCATCTTCCGGTGAtctcagttttattctttatgaCCCCATGTACGCTCCGCCACTCTGCcccagaaatgcaaataaaacccacAGCAAACTAGTCGAAGGGGTATGTGGTAGTTCCAGGCATGTTCTTTCTGCTGACCTACCCTAACTTGTCCAACCTCCACATGATCCACCTAACTACAACATAAGCAGAGAAAGGTAGTTTTCCTTCCATGCTGCTCGCCCCCTAACAAAAGGGTTTTAACTCACCCCATCTATGTCCCCCTGCTTCTCATCCtgtgtatgtttttaagttttatttacttttttgatgtttatttacttattttgaaaaagagagagggtgtACACAAgtagggaaggcagagagagagggagagagaaagagagagagaatcccaagtaagttTCATACTGCCAACACAGAGtatgatgcagggctcgaactcacgaactataagatcatgacccgaggtgaaatcaagagtcagatgcttaaccaacctcaaccactcaggcgccctatggcggggggggggggtgaggggtgggaagagcacgagtgagggagggagggagagagagagagagagagagagagagagagagagagagaatcccaagcaggctccgcgctgtcagcacagagcccgattcagggctacaactcacgaactgtgagatcatgacctgagctgaaatcaagagtcagatgcttaaccagctgagctacacAGGTGTCCCCCTATCCTGTGTTTTAAAGAGATTCAATAAATCTTTTGATCTGAGTAGCTTAACTTGTTCCATGAGCCTTTCTGTTCCACGACCTGTGAGAAATCTTTCCTGGGAGTGAAATTGAAGGCTGCCATTCCTTGCAAACAACCTTATTCAGGTGACAGTGAAAGCAGTCCTAAGTCCATTTGatactttaaaacatatttaaggtgcaaataaaattttattcctgaGTTTCCAAACCAAATCAGTGTTTATCCATCAAGTCACTTCATCACATGCCCTGCCAGGTAGCATGAGTGTTTATGAGGTTACAGAGAGAGGGTGGATGAACCAAAACTTTTTGTACAAGGACAGGTAAGGGGGAAGACAGATTTGGAGAAAGAGGCACATCTCTCCATGATTCCCCATTCATTCACTGAGTTAATAAACACTTAATGAAAGTCTATCACCTTACTGTGGTAGGGTTAGAGTGATAAATATGACAGTGTCCCACTCTCTGGGAGCACGCTTTCTCCAGAAGCCCCCAGATGCAGGGGATCTGAATAAGTAAGCCTAgtacaaaagagggaaagaga contains the following coding sequences:
- the LOC101097896 gene encoding ferritin light chain-like, which produces MSCQINQNYSTKLETATNCLVNMHLRASYTFLSLGFYFNREDVALEGVSHFYKLAEEKRKGAEHLLKMQNQCGGHTLSQDMQKPSQDEWGKTQDALEAALFLEKNLNQALLNLHALGSAHADMHLCDFLENHFLDEEVQLIEKMLNLLTNLRRLAGSQAGLGEYLFERLTLNHNEESLEPSSL